In the Kitasatospora terrestris genome, one interval contains:
- a CDS encoding DUF6131 family protein has product MIVLGVILLVIGFVTGIGFLWTIGIVLLVIGLILWVAGALGHAVGGRRHYW; this is encoded by the coding sequence ATGATCGTCCTTGGGGTGATTCTGCTCGTCATCGGATTCGTCACCGGCATCGGCTTCCTGTGGACGATCGGAATCGTGCTGCTGGTCATCGGCCTGATCCTCTGGGTGGCCGGCGCGCTCGGCCACGCCGTCGGCGGCCGCCGCCAC
- a CDS encoding DUF3103 family protein translates to MPQFRLRRAVATLAALPLLALGAGQAVAAPAPQPPGAAHPAVAAGRVTAIEDQVARTLATALADSALRERVRTATAGSAGPAALTPLAAAAPGASARKLADTTARADREVAAAKGLGGDLGPLLRVQLADRTMRGALDGGAVPLVATAATDEHARTLRAYDTAGRVHVLETARVPERPVYLVDLDTARTLAAGIALLQREFGSQAPTGAQTAAPASATAAAGWWATKITSIQVADDEEPWFKGAAEMFALVTGFGLDGKVRVDSVAMPYLQYDGTLYRPNQILVNWSNYKYNLADVVLMEDDGDTNYLALAQAVAAVLLTIADQGAYIALVNAVLGALPTSWWTDDPDYVESWYTLARTSTGRLDGARGNGFMTVEPYFVQQF, encoded by the coding sequence ATGCCCCAGTTCCGCCTGCGGCGCGCCGTCGCGACGCTCGCCGCCCTGCCGCTGCTCGCGCTCGGCGCGGGCCAGGCCGTGGCCGCCCCCGCACCGCAGCCCCCCGGCGCAGCGCACCCCGCCGTCGCCGCCGGCCGCGTCACCGCGATCGAGGACCAGGTCGCCCGCACCCTCGCCACCGCCCTCGCCGACTCCGCCCTGCGCGAGCGCGTACGGACCGCGACAGCCGGCAGCGCCGGGCCCGCCGCACTGACCCCGCTCGCCGCCGCCGCTCCCGGCGCCTCCGCGCGGAAGCTCGCCGACACCACCGCGCGAGCCGACCGGGAGGTCGCCGCGGCCAAGGGGCTCGGCGGCGACCTCGGCCCGCTGCTGCGGGTCCAGCTGGCCGACCGCACCATGCGCGGCGCCCTGGACGGCGGCGCCGTGCCGCTGGTCGCGACGGCCGCCACCGACGAGCACGCCCGTACGCTGCGCGCCTACGACACGGCCGGCCGGGTCCACGTCCTGGAGACCGCCCGGGTGCCCGAGCGGCCCGTCTATCTGGTCGACCTCGACACGGCCAGGACCCTGGCGGCCGGAATCGCGCTGCTCCAGCGGGAGTTCGGCAGCCAGGCGCCGACGGGAGCCCAGACCGCGGCCCCGGCGTCGGCCACGGCGGCCGCCGGCTGGTGGGCCACCAAGATCACGTCGATCCAGGTCGCCGACGACGAGGAGCCCTGGTTCAAGGGCGCCGCCGAGATGTTCGCCCTGGTCACCGGCTTCGGCCTGGACGGCAAGGTCCGGGTCGACTCGGTCGCGATGCCGTACCTGCAGTACGACGGCACGCTCTACCGCCCCAACCAGATCCTGGTGAACTGGTCGAACTACAAGTACAACCTCGCCGACGTCGTCCTGATGGAGGACGACGGCGACACCAACTACCTGGCCCTCGCCCAGGCGGTCGCCGCCGTGCTGCTCACCATCGCCGACCAGGGCGCGTACATCGCGCTGGTCAACGCGGTGCTGGGCGCACTCCCCACCTCCTGGTGGACCGACGACCCCGACTACGTCGAGTCCTGGTACACCCTCGCCCGCACCAGCACCGGCCGCCTCGACGGCGCCCGCGGCAACGGCTTCATGACCGTCGAGCCGTACTTCGTCCAGCAGTTCTGA
- the dmpI gene encoding 4-oxalocrotonate tautomerase DmpI, with translation MPIVTVQQGPRSIELKRELVQKITDAFVDTLQLPAETVQVWIHEVPADSWAAAGKLTADK, from the coding sequence ATGCCGATCGTCACCGTCCAGCAGGGCCCCCGCAGCATCGAGCTGAAGCGCGAGCTGGTGCAGAAGATCACCGACGCGTTCGTGGACACCCTGCAGCTGCCCGCCGAGACCGTCCAGGTGTGGATCCACGAGGTCCCCGCCGACAGCTGGGCCGCGGCAGGCAAGCTGACCGCCGACAAGTAG
- a CDS encoding DUF4240 domain-containing protein, translating to MTVRDLLPLLPDPAELRLRCRAIALLDAVLDERSAAHTYLPDWRDGVDLACMDNGSGDLYAIVFDPAGVFLYGFDHESDATPWREEERAHWPGLLDGLPDALAAYPAAPEFEFDGFFDATVCAWREHGDTVWRCGSVEFEPDDRDGADWLFELLLDGSADGYADFAEEHLERPVDRAAVAAVLAGAPLTPGTVAALSPSADYGTVAARARALGYSTPGDTDSTDGTGGTGGTDGDDPMSWDRFWQLIEVLGGEAGIATCAGFEDACERLTELLSDGPADRIVAFGERLAEALYRLDRAEFGTLPVLGTEEDGGSPFPQSDDGFLYSRTAVVAAGRATYESVLGRPDRFAPFTAMDCQQLLHIHEDAYEAATGEEWDHLTRYDYESCSNKEGWPGLPS from the coding sequence ATGACCGTTCGCGACCTGCTGCCCCTGTTGCCCGACCCCGCTGAGCTGCGCCTTCGCTGCCGGGCGATCGCCCTGCTCGACGCCGTCCTCGACGAGCGGTCGGCCGCGCACACCTATCTGCCCGACTGGCGTGACGGCGTGGACCTGGCGTGCATGGACAACGGTTCGGGCGACCTGTACGCGATCGTCTTCGACCCGGCCGGGGTGTTCCTCTACGGGTTCGACCACGAGAGCGACGCCACTCCCTGGCGGGAGGAGGAGCGTGCGCACTGGCCCGGGCTGCTCGACGGCCTGCCCGACGCCCTGGCGGCCTACCCCGCGGCGCCGGAGTTCGAGTTCGACGGGTTCTTCGACGCCACGGTGTGCGCGTGGCGCGAGCACGGCGACACCGTGTGGCGGTGCGGGTCGGTGGAGTTCGAGCCCGACGACAGGGACGGCGCGGACTGGCTGTTCGAGCTGCTGCTCGACGGCAGCGCCGACGGGTACGCGGACTTCGCCGAGGAGCACCTCGAGCGTCCGGTCGACCGGGCCGCGGTGGCGGCGGTCCTGGCCGGCGCGCCGCTGACCCCCGGTACGGTCGCGGCGCTCTCGCCCTCCGCCGACTACGGGACCGTCGCCGCGAGGGCCCGCGCGCTGGGCTACTCCACCCCGGGCGACACGGACAGCACGGACGGCACAGGCGGCACAGGCGGCACGGACGGCGACGACCCGATGTCCTGGGACCGGTTCTGGCAGCTCATCGAGGTGCTCGGCGGCGAGGCCGGCATCGCGACGTGCGCGGGCTTCGAGGACGCCTGCGAGCGCCTCACCGAGCTGCTCTCCGACGGGCCTGCCGACCGGATCGTCGCCTTCGGCGAGCGCCTCGCCGAAGCCCTCTACCGCCTGGACCGGGCGGAGTTCGGCACCCTGCCCGTCCTCGGGACGGAGGAGGACGGCGGCTCCCCGTTCCCGCAGTCGGACGACGGCTTCCTGTACTCGCGCACGGCGGTCGTGGCCGCCGGTCGCGCCACGTACGAGAGCGTCCTCGGCCGACCGGACCGGTTCGCGCCCTTCACGGCCATGGATTGCCAGCAGCTGCTCCACATCCACGAGGACGCCTACGAGGCGGCCACCGGCGAGGAGTGGGACCACCTCACCCGGTACGACTACGAGTCCTGCTCCAACAAGGAGGGCTGGCCCGGCCTGCCGTCCTGA
- a CDS encoding RICIN domain-containing protein, whose protein sequence is MAFKTRTAAALLGTGLALFAGAPTANAASPYHPSGVPNVVVLGIANSAHCLEIADWRTDNGAPARQWDCHYGGSQQWSLTAGPAGSLVNGHSGKCLEVADWRTDNGAPVRQWACTGGASQQWTWAHVPGTGYVLRNVHSGKCLEVDGRYTINGVRAQQWDCWNGNNQIWYPYSPNH, encoded by the coding sequence ATGGCCTTCAAGACCCGGACCGCCGCCGCCCTCCTGGGCACCGGCCTCGCGCTCTTCGCGGGCGCACCCACCGCGAACGCCGCGAGCCCCTACCACCCCAGCGGCGTACCGAACGTCGTCGTGCTGGGCATCGCCAACAGCGCCCACTGCCTGGAGATCGCGGACTGGCGCACCGACAACGGCGCCCCCGCCCGGCAGTGGGACTGCCACTACGGCGGCAGCCAGCAGTGGAGCCTGACGGCCGGTCCCGCGGGCTCGCTGGTCAACGGCCACAGCGGCAAGTGCCTGGAGGTCGCCGACTGGCGCACCGACAACGGCGCGCCGGTCCGCCAGTGGGCCTGCACCGGCGGCGCCAGCCAGCAGTGGACCTGGGCCCACGTCCCCGGCACCGGCTACGTCCTGCGCAACGTCCACAGCGGCAAGTGCCTGGAGGTCGACGGCCGGTACACCATCAACGGCGTTCGCGCCCAGCAGTGGGACTGCTGGAACGGGAACAACCAGATCTGGTACCCCTACTCGCCCAACCACTAG
- a CDS encoding LysR substrate-binding domain-containing protein encodes MELRQLRCFVAVAEELHFGRAADRLLLGQPAVSQQVRRLERELKVELFDRSPRHVRLTAAGERFLPAARDVLAAEAAAAVLAAELASPAARVLRLGTITGLGGRLDRILDAYQRHAPDVRVELHALPVRERLALLADGRLDAAFVRGGIPESTADVRCLPLRPDELVVALPARHPLAARPVLDLADLAALPLRLTERRNHPALVDLVLAACHDAGFQPVPGPVTSTLQDTLAAIGTGTPMWTVVYAANARLTSHPRIAFRPLRGGALALPVAIAVRRTAPLPGLLVAACRGTSAADGDHDS; translated from the coding sequence ATCGAGCTACGCCAGCTGCGCTGCTTCGTCGCCGTCGCGGAGGAACTGCACTTCGGCCGCGCCGCCGACCGGCTGCTGCTCGGCCAGCCGGCCGTGAGCCAGCAGGTCCGGCGCCTGGAGAGGGAGCTGAAGGTCGAGCTGTTCGACCGCTCGCCCCGGCACGTGCGGCTGACCGCGGCGGGGGAGCGGTTCCTGCCCGCGGCCCGGGACGTCCTCGCGGCCGAGGCCGCCGCCGCGGTGCTGGCCGCCGAACTGGCGTCCCCCGCCGCCCGGGTGCTCCGGCTCGGCACGATCACCGGCCTCGGCGGCCGCCTCGACCGGATCCTCGACGCCTACCAGCGGCACGCGCCAGACGTCCGCGTCGAACTCCACGCGCTGCCGGTGCGGGAACGCCTCGCCCTGCTCGCGGACGGCCGGCTCGACGCCGCCTTCGTCCGCGGCGGGATCCCCGAGAGCACCGCCGACGTGCGCTGCCTGCCGCTGCGCCCGGACGAGCTGGTGGTGGCGCTCCCCGCCCGCCACCCGCTGGCCGCCCGCCCCGTACTGGACCTCGCCGACCTGGCCGCACTGCCGCTTCGGCTGACCGAGCGCCGCAACCACCCGGCGCTGGTGGACCTCGTCCTCGCCGCCTGCCACGACGCGGGCTTCCAGCCGGTCCCGGGCCCGGTCACCAGTACCCTCCAGGACACCCTCGCCGCGATCGGCACCGGCACCCCGATGTGGACCGTCGTCTACGCCGCCAACGCCCGCCTGACCAGCCACCCCCGGATCGCCTTCCGCCCGCTGCGCGGCGGGGCGCTCGCCCTGCCGGTCGCCATCGCGGTCCGCCGGACCGCCCCACTGCCCGGGCTGCTGGTCGCCGCCTGCCGCGGCACGTCCGCCGCCGACGGCGATCACGATTCGTGA
- a CDS encoding DUF7617 domain-containing protein — protein sequence MLKSPRPPLSIRPLRAVTAAALTTAVVLFGLAGTAPVAAGAARSGPSTAAASALVKSAQNVTHPGAAAADHGDTVNWTVRYENAAAGAAAPATITDPITGAGSAQTYVPGSLRVPPGWTPSWSTDGSTFAPTDPGTATTAVRAENPPVRGTGTSLAAPLLAPVRPTAQSTGGDGFTPILHRTASGEVQAWNIYHHAGRTAPQVVCSNLSTGQPCTGGPWPRPLNTTAGPLGTGATGDIGSPLTPQYVLDPQHPGQVLYPAVTAGSVGVGCLDLDAHANCGYTALAPTGTTPSSANSLAGLVLAGDNVYGVATTGQVLCLAAATRTPCAGQPYAPVVTPNHDLPSTPNSLYLGATTVVGGKVFASSSPQGSGSTAPGAPAIGCFDTSTLTACAGWTTPHLAGPNAGYYTYDVYTAYDTAGHPDGVCTSTVGGANVLTTCYGLDGSARSAPGTLSTLAGGVLTFNPETVTTESGTRSYFPVWGGSVAGATVCHDWTTAAPCAGFPLPATHPGVNGGATRDYGYTYDTTTRCLIALGDAGVLFSLDPATGATPCVHSGAAVTLKPADFYCDGATGHVQAYTRARLTDIDLAHVDLAASRAVVTDPDGTVVLTTALAPDGTVDLSGIQPATHPSITVTTQLVLTGTGDFTADNHPALVVEYQGDAPQVCFRTTVTPDCATTALTNTATGTDATGALTSNTVTTAVAPGAGCQPRVSVEKEICGSGNPHDCAPGGPGPWAKTSPVGLLGLLGTAHWRITVTNAGPVAATNVTVNDAVTPGCRTAAGTFTLPAGSSRAVYCDSFLLALPLKNTASASFVPANSPPGTAPTTTAPSSALACSLLCILHD from the coding sequence GTGCTGAAAAGCCCGCGTCCGCCCCTGTCGATCCGTCCGCTGCGCGCCGTCACGGCCGCCGCCCTCACCACCGCCGTCGTCCTCTTCGGCCTGGCCGGCACCGCTCCGGTGGCCGCCGGCGCCGCCAGGAGCGGCCCGTCCACCGCCGCGGCCTCCGCGCTGGTCAAGAGCGCCCAGAACGTCACCCACCCCGGGGCGGCCGCGGCCGACCACGGGGACACCGTCAACTGGACCGTCCGCTACGAGAACGCCGCCGCCGGAGCCGCCGCCCCGGCCACGATCACCGACCCGATCACGGGGGCCGGCAGCGCCCAGACGTACGTCCCCGGCTCGCTCCGCGTCCCGCCCGGCTGGACGCCGTCCTGGTCCACCGACGGCAGCACCTTCGCCCCCACCGACCCGGGCACGGCCACCACCGCCGTCCGCGCCGAGAACCCGCCCGTCCGCGGCACCGGCACCAGCCTCGCCGCGCCGCTGCTGGCGCCCGTCCGGCCCACCGCGCAGTCCACGGGCGGCGACGGGTTCACCCCGATCCTGCACCGGACGGCCTCCGGGGAGGTCCAGGCGTGGAACATCTACCACCACGCCGGCCGGACCGCCCCGCAGGTGGTCTGCAGCAACCTGTCCACCGGTCAGCCGTGCACCGGCGGACCGTGGCCCCGCCCGCTGAACACCACCGCCGGCCCGCTGGGCACCGGCGCCACCGGTGACATCGGCAGCCCGCTGACACCCCAGTACGTGCTCGACCCCCAGCACCCCGGCCAGGTCCTCTACCCGGCCGTCACCGCCGGCTCCGTCGGCGTCGGCTGCCTGGACCTCGACGCGCACGCCAACTGCGGCTACACCGCCCTCGCCCCCACCGGCACCACCCCGAGCAGCGCCAACAGCCTGGCCGGCCTGGTCCTCGCGGGCGACAACGTCTACGGCGTCGCCACCACCGGGCAGGTCCTGTGCCTGGCGGCGGCCACCCGCACCCCGTGCGCCGGCCAGCCGTACGCGCCCGTCGTCACCCCCAACCACGACCTGCCGAGCACCCCGAACTCCCTGTACCTCGGCGCGACGACGGTGGTGGGCGGCAAGGTCTTCGCCTCCTCCTCGCCCCAGGGCTCCGGCTCCACCGCCCCCGGCGCGCCCGCCATCGGCTGCTTCGACACCTCCACCCTGACCGCCTGCGCCGGCTGGACGACCCCGCACCTCGCCGGGCCGAACGCCGGCTACTACACGTACGACGTCTACACCGCGTACGACACGGCCGGCCACCCGGACGGCGTCTGCACCAGCACCGTCGGCGGCGCCAACGTCCTGACCACCTGCTACGGCCTGGACGGCTCCGCGCGCAGCGCGCCGGGCACGCTGTCGACGCTGGCCGGAGGGGTGCTGACGTTCAACCCCGAGACGGTCACCACCGAGAGCGGGACGCGCAGCTACTTCCCCGTCTGGGGCGGCAGCGTGGCCGGCGCGACGGTCTGCCACGACTGGACCACCGCCGCACCGTGCGCGGGCTTCCCGCTGCCCGCGACCCACCCGGGCGTCAACGGCGGCGCCACCCGCGACTACGGCTACACGTACGACACCACCACCCGCTGCCTGATCGCCCTCGGCGACGCCGGCGTGCTGTTCTCCCTCGACCCGGCGACCGGCGCGACCCCGTGCGTGCACAGCGGCGCCGCCGTCACCCTCAAGCCCGCCGACTTCTACTGCGACGGCGCCACCGGCCACGTCCAGGCCTACACCCGGGCGCGGCTCACCGACATCGACCTCGCGCACGTCGACCTGGCAGCCTCCCGCGCCGTCGTCACCGACCCGGACGGCACCGTCGTCCTGACCACCGCCCTCGCCCCGGACGGCACCGTCGACCTGTCCGGCATCCAGCCCGCCACACACCCCTCGATCACCGTCACCACCCAGCTGGTCCTCACCGGCACCGGGGACTTCACCGCCGACAACCACCCCGCCCTCGTCGTCGAGTACCAGGGCGACGCGCCGCAGGTCTGCTTCCGCACCACCGTCACGCCCGACTGCGCGACCACGGCCCTCACCAACACCGCGACCGGCACCGACGCCACCGGGGCCCTGACCTCCAACACCGTCACCACCGCCGTCGCGCCGGGCGCCGGCTGCCAGCCGCGCGTCAGCGTCGAGAAGGAGATCTGCGGCTCCGGCAACCCCCACGACTGCGCACCCGGCGGCCCCGGCCCCTGGGCCAAGACCAGCCCCGTCGGCCTGCTGGGCCTGCTCGGCACCGCGCACTGGCGGATCACCGTCACCAACGCCGGCCCCGTCGCCGCCACCAACGTGACCGTCAACGACGCCGTCACCCCCGGCTGCCGGACGGCCGCCGGCACCTTCACCCTGCCCGCCGGAAGCAGCCGCGCGGTCTACTGCGACTCCTTCCTGCTCGCCCTCCCCCTCAAGAACACCGCCTCCGCCAGCTTCGTCCCCGCCAACTCCCCGCCCGGCACCGCCCCCACCACCACCGCCCCCTCCTCGGCGCTGGCCTGCTCCCTGCTCTGCATCCTCCACGACTGA